The Deinococcus malanensis genome segment GGCGCGGTCTTGAATATGCGCTTCGTGCACCACCACACCCATCACCAGGCTTAACGTGTCGACCGGCAGATGCCGCCTATGCCCACTGATCTTCTTCCCTCCGTCGTAGCCTCTGGGACCACCGGCCTCGGTGGTCCGCACCGATTGACTGTCAATGATCGCGGCACTGGGGGTTGGATCGCGACCACGTTGAGTTCGAACCTGCTCGCGCAGGAGGGGGTGCAGCCGCTCCCAGGTGCCGGTCAGGCGCCAGGCGCGGTGGTACCCGTACACGGTCTGCCAGGGTGGAAGGTCATGCGGCATCAGCCGCCAGGCGTTGCCACCACGCAGGATGTAGAAAATACCGTCCAGGATATCTCGCAGGGGCCAGATGCGTGGTCGTCCCGCATGCTCGGGTCGCGGGAGAAGAGGCTCCAGGACAGCCCATTCCTCATCGGTCAGGTCGCTGGTATAGGCGCGGCGCGTCATTCACCAGCCTACGTCCGCACCAGGGCGTGCAAAATCACCTTGGTGA includes the following:
- a CDS encoding IS5 family transposase, producing the protein MTRRAYTSDLTDEEWAVLEPLLPRPEHAGRPRIWPLRDILDGIFYILRGGNAWRLMPHDLPPWQTVYGYHRAWRLTGTWERLHPLLREQVRTQRGRDPTPSAAIIDSQSVRTTEAGGPRGYDGGKKISGHRRHLPVDTLSLVMGVVVHEAHIQDRAGAVCLFEKVRNVFPRMQHVWADAGYSGKLIPAVKQVTGWTLEVVKHPWAGHGWTWARKDRPPPPSEIPEGFVVLKRRWVVERTFAWLGKSRRMSRDFEALPETSENLVYEVMIRLMVRRLAAT